In Scatophagus argus isolate fScaArg1 chromosome 5, fScaArg1.pri, whole genome shotgun sequence, a genomic segment contains:
- the baz1b gene encoding tyrosine-protein kinase BAZ1B isoform X2 — translation MAPLLGRKPYPLAKPLAEPPGPGEEVYIIEHTKEAFRNKEEYEARLKRYEERIWTCKSTGSSQLTHKEAWEEEQEVTELLQEEYPRWFEKPVLEMVHHNTVSLDKLVEMAWVEILTKYAVGEECDFLVGKDKTLQVKVVKIHPLENPDGETAEKKLEGACDSPSSDKENASQENQRKEPPSRGEENRRESLSDRARRSPRKLPTAMKEEKKKWAMPKFLPHKYDVKLINEDKVISDVPADSLYRTERPPTKEIMRYFIRHYAMRLGMGESAPWVVEDELVKKFNLPSKFSDFLLDPHKFLAENPSAKRKSLKSPEGKPSKKLKTSDSLEEDSGNEKGEKKSKKKKDALGMPLSPTIWGHMQKIKMNGSPLKVKNSGTPKKGEGKSSTPSTPKSGRKSGDRKEGKKTGKSGDKKLNVLKASKKDGKAGAKTPKMKQMTLLHLAKSTPAGSPKKRARSTGMGTPKLGKPLHPMALHLLRYYKENKGKEDKKNSLSSLISKAAKTLSAEDRGRLPEELRELVQKRWELLEQKKRWAAMSEEERQEEMKKRREELKEKLREKAKERREKEMLVRREQSRRYEDQEIKGGKTLPAFKLVDMPEGLPNTLFGDVAMVVDFLHCYAELLMPDDQYPITAVALMEALAGERSGFLYLNRVLVVLLQTLLQDELAEGYGELDMPLSEIPLTMHSASELARLCLRPCDAHGEESGQGSEDSGGLGGFDDVVTSEFLDKLETVEVFELSPEEKVNLLVALCHRILMTYSVEDHVDAKQQRSAELWKERLAMLKEVNDRKKAERKKQKEMEGKGEKKKEGSAKKESKKEVKVEPEPEPEDMISTVKSRRLMAMQAKKEKEEMDRQNKERMEKEAEEERMRRQRASAEKAFQDGITKARLVMRRTQLGTDRNHNRYWLFSDVVPGLYIEKGWVHESIDYHFTPPPEDKPAEPEVEEEDDSGSATTGSQGAEKDDGSVDGAISEGAQQGAATDICIETTVPKQGQNLWFICDNPAELEELVESLHPQGVRESELKANIQSRYQDIVHSIHLTRKAKLGLRTCDGYAELLKYLRSDIQEVASRLQKGGLGYLDDNVDIEDQLKDTESLKDFGECIITIQACVIKKFLQGFMAPKQKKKKRQGGEESSKAEEVDEEKRLAEEARVATAVEKWRTAIREAQTFSRMHVLLGMLDACIKWDMSAENARCKVCRRKGDDEKLILCDECNKAFHLFCLRPALYRIPVGEWLCPACQPTVARRGSRSRNYNQDTDEEEDEEESEEEDSEEDEEDEEENDYKAMGHSLRPRKKNKQSSSRLKSSKNKSKKQSSSSSQSSKQRAGPNSPADIDELVRQSSQSGVRRQALELERCEEILKKLMKFRYSWPFREPVSPEEAEDYLDIISQPMDFQTMLGKFSQGSYRHAQDFLEDVKLVFSNAEEYNQQGSTVLSCMVKTEQTFTELLQKLLPGLSYLRRRSRKRVSQAPATSEEEEDEEEEEEEEEENEGEEEPKKKMQNGKSKSNKARNSRGQKDDESESEEEEEDDDQDEEEEEDDDGGGRRRSKRTSATSGKKDYREQDSDGERDTRRTRQRRGRGDAGGASSDEDRSSQQRHSKRQKRL, via the exons ATGGCACCGCTTTTAGGCCGGAAACCGTACCCACTGGCTAAGCCGCTAGCCGAACCACCAGGCCCCGGAGAGGAGGTCTACATCATCGAGCACACTAAGGAGGCCTTCAGGAACAAAGA AGAGTATGAGGCACGCCTGAAGAGGTACGAAGAGCGCATCTGGACATGCAAGAGCACTGGAAGCAgccagctcacacacaaagaagcatgggaggaagaacaagaagtcACTGAACT GCTTCAGGAGGAGTATCCGCGGTGGTTTGAGAAACCTGTCCTGGAGATGGTCCACCACAACACAGTGTCTTTAGACAAACTGGTTGAAATGGCCTGGGTGGAAATCCTCACCAAGTATGCTGTGGGTGAAGAGTGTGACTTCCTG GTGGGGAAGGACAAAACTTTGCAAGTGAAGGTGGTGAAGATCCATCCTCTAGAAAACCCAGATGGCgagacagcagagaagaagctTGAAGGAGCTTGTGACTCTCCGTCCAGTGACAAAGAGAATGCAAGTCAGGAGAACCAGAGGAAGGAACCTCCTTCTCGAGGGGAGGAGAATAGGAGAGAGAGCCTCA GTGACAGAGCACGACGTTCACCAAGGAAACTTCCCACTGCcatgaaagaagagaagaagaagtgggCAATGCCCAAATTTCTTCCTCACAAATATGACGTAAAGCTCATTAATGAGGATAAG GTGATCAGTGATGTCCCGGCAGACAGTCTTTATAGAACAGAACGGCCCCCAACCAAGGAGATCATGCGCTACTTCATCAGGCACTACGCCATGAGGCTGGGCATGGGAGAGAGTGCTCCCTGGGTGGTTGAAGATGAACTGGTGAAAAAGTTTAACCTGCCCAGTAAATTCAGTGACTTTCTTCTTGATCCACACAAG tttttAGCAGAGAATCCCTCTGCGAAGCGCAAGAGCTTAAAATCCCCGGAGGGTAAGCCTAGCAAGAAGCTCAAGACCTCTGACTCACTAGAAGAGGATTCAGGAAATgagaagggagaaaagaaaagcaaaaagaagaaagatgcTTTAGGCATGCCCCTTAGTCCAACCATTTGGGGCCACATGCAG aaaataaaaatgaacgGCTCCCCACTCAAGGTAAAGAACTCTGGAACTCCAAAGAAAGGAGAGGGCAAAAGCTCGACTCCCTCCACTCCAAAATCAGGCAGAAAGTCTGGAGacaggaaagaaggaaagaaaactggAAAGAGCGGAGACAAGAAGCTCAACGTCCTCAAAGCTTCTAAAAAAGATGGCAAAGCTGGTGCTAAGACACCCAAAATGAAGCAGATGACTCTGCTGCATCTGGCTAAGAGCACCCCTGCTGGGAGTCCTAAGAAGAGGGCCCGTAGTACAGGCATGGGTACACCAAAACTGGGGAAGCCACTGCACCCTATGGCTCTCCACCTCCTTCGTTACTATAAGGAGAACAAGGgcaaagaagacaaaaagaactctctttcttccctcatCTCCAAGGCTGCTAAGACCTTGTCCGCAGAAGATCGAGGCCGATTGCCAGAGGAGCTCAGGGAGCTGGTGCAGAAACGCTGGGAGCTTCTTGAGCAAAAGAAGCGATGGGCAGCCATgagtgaagaggaaaggcaggaagagatgaagaaaagacGTGAGGAACTCAAAGAGAAACTCAGAGAAAAGGCCAAGGAGAGACGTGAGAAGGAGATGCTGGTCCGCCGTGAGCAATCCCGCAGATACGAAGACCAGGAGATCAAAGGCGGCAAGACCCTGCCTGCGTTCAAGCTTGTAGACATGCCAGAGGGGTTGCCCAACACCCTGTTTGGTGATGTGGCTATGGTGGTGGACTTCCTTCACTGCTATGCAGAGCTGCTGATGCCTGATGACCAGTATCCCATCACAGCAGTGGCTCTGATGGAAGCACTGGCTGGGGAACGCTCTGGCTTCCTCTACCTGAACCGCGTTTTGGTGGTGCTCCTTCAGACGCTGCTGCAGGATGAACTGGCAGAGGGCTACGGTGAGCTTGACATGCCCTTATCCGAGATACCCCTTACCATGCACTCTGCATCTGAGCTCGCACGGTTGTGCCTGCGACCGTGCGATGCTCACGGCGAGGAGAGCGGCCAGGGTTCAGAGGACTCTGGAGGTTTGGGGGGCTTTGACGATGTGGTTACCAGCGAGTTCTTGGATAAGCTTGAGACGGTCGAGGTGTTTGAGCTGAGCCCCGAGGAGAAGgtcaacctgctggtggcacTATGTCACCGCATACTGATGACATACTCGGTTGAAGACCACGTCGATGCAAAGCAACAGCGGTCTGCTGAGCTGTGGAAGGAGCGCCTGGCAATGCTGAAAGAGGTCAATGACCGCaagaaggcagagaggaagaagcaaaAGGAGATGGAGGGCAAAG gtgagaaaaagaaagagggcaGTGCTAAGAAGGAGAGCAAAAAAGAAGTGAAGGTGgagccagagccagagccagaggACATGATCAGCACAGTGAAGAGCCGGCGGCTGATGGCCATGCAGGccaagaaggagaaggaggagatggacagacagaacaaag AACGCATGGAGAAAGAGGCCGAGGAGGAGCGGATGCGTCGGCAGCGGGCTTCTGCGGAAAAGGCCTTTCAGGATGGTATAACCAAAGCCAGGCTTGTCATGCGCAGGACTCAACTGGGTACTGACAGAAATCACAACAG ATACTGGCTTTTCTCTGACGTGGTTCCTGGTTTGTACATTGAGAAAGGCTGGGTGCACGAAAGTATTGACTACCACTTCACTCCTCCACCTGAGGACAAACCGGCTGAGCCTGAGGTAGAAGAGGAAGACGATAGTGGGTCGGCCACTACGGGTTCACAAG GAGCTGAGAAAGATGATGGCAGCGTCGATGGTGCTATTAGTGAGGGAGCCCAGCAGGGAGCAGCAACAGATATCTGTATTGAAACCACTGTTCCCAAGCAGGGCCAGAACCTCTG GTTCATATGTGACAACCCAGCCGAGCTGGAAGAACTAGTGGAAAGTCTTCATCCTCAGGGGGTTCGAGAGAGTGAACTGAAGGCAAACATTCAAAGCAG ATACCAGGACATTGTTCACTCCATCCATCTGACTCGTAAGGCCAAATTGGGCCTCAGGACCTGTGATGGCTACGCAGAACTGCTCAAATACCTGCGCAGTGACATCCAGGAGGTAGCCTCAAGACTCCAAAAGGGGGGATTGGGATACCTGGATGACAACGTAGACATTGAGGATCAG TTGAAAGATACGGAGAGTTTGAAAGACTTTGGTGAGTGCATCATCACCATTCAGGCCTGTGTAATTAAAAAGTTCCTGCAGGGATTCATGGCCCccaagcagaaaaagaagaaaaggcagggAGGGGAAGAAAGCAGCAAGGCTGAAGAGGTGGATGAGGAGAAGAGACTGGCAGAAGAGGCCAGG GTAGCAACAGCGGTAGAGAAATGGAGGACTGCTATCCGAGAGGCCCAGACCTTTTCCCGTATGCATGTCCTGCTGGGAATGTTGGATGCCTGCATAAAGTGGGACATGTCTGCTGAGAACGCTCGCTGCAAAGTCTGTCGCAGGAAAG GTGATGATGAGAAACTCATCCTCTGTGATGAGTGCAACAAGGCCTTCCACCTGTTCTGTCTACGTCCGGCCTTGTACCGCATTCCTGTTGGAGAATGGCTGTGCCCAGCCTGCCAGCCCACTGTTGCAAGACGTGGCTCCCGCTCACG GAACTACAACCAAgacacagatgaagaagaagatgaggaggagtcTGAAGAGGAGGACTCcgaggaagatgaagaggatgaggaagagaaCGACTACAAAGCCATGGGGCACAGCT TGAGaccaaggaagaaaaataagcaGTCCTCGTCTCGGCTTAAGAGTTCAAAAAATAAGTCCAAGAAGCAGTCTTCTTCAAGTAGTCAGAGCAGCAAACAGAGGGCTGGCCCCAACAGCCCTGCAGACATTGATGAATTG GTGCGGCAGAGTTCCCAGTCAGGGGTGCGCAGGCAGGCGCTGGAGCTGGAGAGGTGTGAAGAGATCCTCAAGAAACTGATGAAATTCCGCTACAGCTGGCCTTTCAG GGAGCCTGTGTCcccagaggaagcagaggactACCTGGACATCATCTCCCAGCCCATGGATTTCCAAACGATGCTGGGAAAGTTCAGCCAAGGCTCGTATCGACACGCTCAGGACTTCCTGGAAGACGTGAAACTGGTGTTCTCCAACGCAGAGGAGTACAACCAGCAAGGCAGCACTGTGCTCTCCTGCATGGTTAAGACAGAGCAGACGTTCACGGAGCTGCTCCAAAAGCTGCTGCCTGGCCTCAGCTACCTCCGCCGGCGCTCACGCAAACGCGTCAGCCAGGCCCCTGCTACatctgaggaggaagaagatgaggaggaggaggaggaggaggaggaggagaatgaaggGGAGGAGGAACCGAAGAAGAAGATGCAAAATGGAAAATCGAAAAGCAACAAAGCCAGAAATAGTCGGGGTCAGAAGGATGACGAGAGcgagagtgaggaggaggaggaggatgacgaccaagatgaggaggaggaagaggatgatgatggcggaggcaggaggagaagtAAGAGGACCTCTGCCACCTCAGGCAAGAAGGATTACAGGGAACAGGACAGCGATGGTGAGCGGGACACACGGAGAACTCGTCAGCGGAGGGGCCGGGGCGACGCTGGGGGGGCGAGCAGCGACGAGGATCGGTCCAGCCAGCAGCGACATTCCAAGAGACAGAAACGCTTGTGA
- the baz1b gene encoding tyrosine-protein kinase BAZ1B isoform X1 codes for MAPLLGRKPYPLAKPLAEPPGPGEEVYIIEHTKEAFRNKEEYEARLKRYEERIWTCKSTGSSQLTHKEAWEEEQEVTELLQEEYPRWFEKPVLEMVHHNTVSLDKLVEMAWVEILTKYAVGEECDFLVGKDKTLQVKVVKIHPLENPDGETAEKKLEGACDSPSSDKENASQENQRKEPPSRGEENRRESLSDRARRSPRKLPTAMKEEKKKWAMPKFLPHKYDVKLINEDKVISDVPADSLYRTERPPTKEIMRYFIRHYAMRLGMGESAPWVVEDELVKKFNLPSKFSDFLLDPHKFLAENPSAKRKSLKSPEGKPSKKLKTSDSLEEDSGNEKGEKKSKKKKDALGMPLSPTIWGHMQKIKMNGSPLKVKNSGTPKKGEGKSSTPSTPKSGRKSGDRKEGKKTGKSGDKKLNVLKASKKDGKAGAKTPKMKQMTLLHLAKSTPAGSPKKRARSTGMGTPKLGKPLHPMALHLLRYYKENKGKEDKKNSLSSLISKAAKTLSAEDRGRLPEELRELVQKRWELLEQKKRWAAMSEEERQEEMKKRREELKEKLREKAKERREKEMLVRREQSRRYEDQEIKGGKTLPAFKLVDMPEGLPNTLFGDVAMVVDFLHCYAELLMPDDQYPITAVALMEALAGERSGFLYLNRVLVVLLQTLLQDELAEGYGELDMPLSEIPLTMHSASELARLCLRPCDAHGEESGQGSEDSGGLGGFDDVVTSEFLDKLETVEVFELSPEEKVNLLVALCHRILMTYSVEDHVDAKQQRSAELWKERLAMLKEVNDRKKAERKKQKEMEGKGEKKKEGSAKKESKKEVKVEPEPEPEDMISTVKSRRLMAMQAKKEKEEMDRQNKERMEKEAEEERMRRQRASAEKAFQDGITKARLVMRRTQLGTDRNHNRYWLFSDVVPGLYIEKGWVHESIDYHFTPPPEDKPAEPEVEEEDDSGSATTGSQGAEKDDGSVDGAISEGAQQGAATDICIETTVPKQGQNLWFICDNPAELEELVESLHPQGVRESELKANIQSRYQDIVHSIHLTRKAKLGLRTCDGYAELLKYLRSDIQEVASRLQKGGLGYLDDNVDIEDQLKDTESLKDFGECIITIQACVIKKFLQGFMAPKQKKKKRQGGEESSKAEEVDEEKRLAEEARVATAVEKWRTAIREAQTFSRMHVLLGMLDACIKWDMSAENARCKVCRRKVLRQNLSVLKLMDSKPRSKQGSSGRLRAEQTSSVRQVFVQSQRLRRPTGDDEKLILCDECNKAFHLFCLRPALYRIPVGEWLCPACQPTVARRGSRSRNYNQDTDEEEDEEESEEEDSEEDEEDEEENDYKAMGHSLRPRKKNKQSSSRLKSSKNKSKKQSSSSSQSSKQRAGPNSPADIDELVRQSSQSGVRRQALELERCEEILKKLMKFRYSWPFREPVSPEEAEDYLDIISQPMDFQTMLGKFSQGSYRHAQDFLEDVKLVFSNAEEYNQQGSTVLSCMVKTEQTFTELLQKLLPGLSYLRRRSRKRVSQAPATSEEEEDEEEEEEEEEENEGEEEPKKKMQNGKSKSNKARNSRGQKDDESESEEEEEDDDQDEEEEEDDDGGGRRRSKRTSATSGKKDYREQDSDGERDTRRTRQRRGRGDAGGASSDEDRSSQQRHSKRQKRL; via the exons ATGGCACCGCTTTTAGGCCGGAAACCGTACCCACTGGCTAAGCCGCTAGCCGAACCACCAGGCCCCGGAGAGGAGGTCTACATCATCGAGCACACTAAGGAGGCCTTCAGGAACAAAGA AGAGTATGAGGCACGCCTGAAGAGGTACGAAGAGCGCATCTGGACATGCAAGAGCACTGGAAGCAgccagctcacacacaaagaagcatgggaggaagaacaagaagtcACTGAACT GCTTCAGGAGGAGTATCCGCGGTGGTTTGAGAAACCTGTCCTGGAGATGGTCCACCACAACACAGTGTCTTTAGACAAACTGGTTGAAATGGCCTGGGTGGAAATCCTCACCAAGTATGCTGTGGGTGAAGAGTGTGACTTCCTG GTGGGGAAGGACAAAACTTTGCAAGTGAAGGTGGTGAAGATCCATCCTCTAGAAAACCCAGATGGCgagacagcagagaagaagctTGAAGGAGCTTGTGACTCTCCGTCCAGTGACAAAGAGAATGCAAGTCAGGAGAACCAGAGGAAGGAACCTCCTTCTCGAGGGGAGGAGAATAGGAGAGAGAGCCTCA GTGACAGAGCACGACGTTCACCAAGGAAACTTCCCACTGCcatgaaagaagagaagaagaagtgggCAATGCCCAAATTTCTTCCTCACAAATATGACGTAAAGCTCATTAATGAGGATAAG GTGATCAGTGATGTCCCGGCAGACAGTCTTTATAGAACAGAACGGCCCCCAACCAAGGAGATCATGCGCTACTTCATCAGGCACTACGCCATGAGGCTGGGCATGGGAGAGAGTGCTCCCTGGGTGGTTGAAGATGAACTGGTGAAAAAGTTTAACCTGCCCAGTAAATTCAGTGACTTTCTTCTTGATCCACACAAG tttttAGCAGAGAATCCCTCTGCGAAGCGCAAGAGCTTAAAATCCCCGGAGGGTAAGCCTAGCAAGAAGCTCAAGACCTCTGACTCACTAGAAGAGGATTCAGGAAATgagaagggagaaaagaaaagcaaaaagaagaaagatgcTTTAGGCATGCCCCTTAGTCCAACCATTTGGGGCCACATGCAG aaaataaaaatgaacgGCTCCCCACTCAAGGTAAAGAACTCTGGAACTCCAAAGAAAGGAGAGGGCAAAAGCTCGACTCCCTCCACTCCAAAATCAGGCAGAAAGTCTGGAGacaggaaagaaggaaagaaaactggAAAGAGCGGAGACAAGAAGCTCAACGTCCTCAAAGCTTCTAAAAAAGATGGCAAAGCTGGTGCTAAGACACCCAAAATGAAGCAGATGACTCTGCTGCATCTGGCTAAGAGCACCCCTGCTGGGAGTCCTAAGAAGAGGGCCCGTAGTACAGGCATGGGTACACCAAAACTGGGGAAGCCACTGCACCCTATGGCTCTCCACCTCCTTCGTTACTATAAGGAGAACAAGGgcaaagaagacaaaaagaactctctttcttccctcatCTCCAAGGCTGCTAAGACCTTGTCCGCAGAAGATCGAGGCCGATTGCCAGAGGAGCTCAGGGAGCTGGTGCAGAAACGCTGGGAGCTTCTTGAGCAAAAGAAGCGATGGGCAGCCATgagtgaagaggaaaggcaggaagagatgaagaaaagacGTGAGGAACTCAAAGAGAAACTCAGAGAAAAGGCCAAGGAGAGACGTGAGAAGGAGATGCTGGTCCGCCGTGAGCAATCCCGCAGATACGAAGACCAGGAGATCAAAGGCGGCAAGACCCTGCCTGCGTTCAAGCTTGTAGACATGCCAGAGGGGTTGCCCAACACCCTGTTTGGTGATGTGGCTATGGTGGTGGACTTCCTTCACTGCTATGCAGAGCTGCTGATGCCTGATGACCAGTATCCCATCACAGCAGTGGCTCTGATGGAAGCACTGGCTGGGGAACGCTCTGGCTTCCTCTACCTGAACCGCGTTTTGGTGGTGCTCCTTCAGACGCTGCTGCAGGATGAACTGGCAGAGGGCTACGGTGAGCTTGACATGCCCTTATCCGAGATACCCCTTACCATGCACTCTGCATCTGAGCTCGCACGGTTGTGCCTGCGACCGTGCGATGCTCACGGCGAGGAGAGCGGCCAGGGTTCAGAGGACTCTGGAGGTTTGGGGGGCTTTGACGATGTGGTTACCAGCGAGTTCTTGGATAAGCTTGAGACGGTCGAGGTGTTTGAGCTGAGCCCCGAGGAGAAGgtcaacctgctggtggcacTATGTCACCGCATACTGATGACATACTCGGTTGAAGACCACGTCGATGCAAAGCAACAGCGGTCTGCTGAGCTGTGGAAGGAGCGCCTGGCAATGCTGAAAGAGGTCAATGACCGCaagaaggcagagaggaagaagcaaaAGGAGATGGAGGGCAAAG gtgagaaaaagaaagagggcaGTGCTAAGAAGGAGAGCAAAAAAGAAGTGAAGGTGgagccagagccagagccagaggACATGATCAGCACAGTGAAGAGCCGGCGGCTGATGGCCATGCAGGccaagaaggagaaggaggagatggacagacagaacaaag AACGCATGGAGAAAGAGGCCGAGGAGGAGCGGATGCGTCGGCAGCGGGCTTCTGCGGAAAAGGCCTTTCAGGATGGTATAACCAAAGCCAGGCTTGTCATGCGCAGGACTCAACTGGGTACTGACAGAAATCACAACAG ATACTGGCTTTTCTCTGACGTGGTTCCTGGTTTGTACATTGAGAAAGGCTGGGTGCACGAAAGTATTGACTACCACTTCACTCCTCCACCTGAGGACAAACCGGCTGAGCCTGAGGTAGAAGAGGAAGACGATAGTGGGTCGGCCACTACGGGTTCACAAG GAGCTGAGAAAGATGATGGCAGCGTCGATGGTGCTATTAGTGAGGGAGCCCAGCAGGGAGCAGCAACAGATATCTGTATTGAAACCACTGTTCCCAAGCAGGGCCAGAACCTCTG GTTCATATGTGACAACCCAGCCGAGCTGGAAGAACTAGTGGAAAGTCTTCATCCTCAGGGGGTTCGAGAGAGTGAACTGAAGGCAAACATTCAAAGCAG ATACCAGGACATTGTTCACTCCATCCATCTGACTCGTAAGGCCAAATTGGGCCTCAGGACCTGTGATGGCTACGCAGAACTGCTCAAATACCTGCGCAGTGACATCCAGGAGGTAGCCTCAAGACTCCAAAAGGGGGGATTGGGATACCTGGATGACAACGTAGACATTGAGGATCAG TTGAAAGATACGGAGAGTTTGAAAGACTTTGGTGAGTGCATCATCACCATTCAGGCCTGTGTAATTAAAAAGTTCCTGCAGGGATTCATGGCCCccaagcagaaaaagaagaaaaggcagggAGGGGAAGAAAGCAGCAAGGCTGAAGAGGTGGATGAGGAGAAGAGACTGGCAGAAGAGGCCAGG GTAGCAACAGCGGTAGAGAAATGGAGGACTGCTATCCGAGAGGCCCAGACCTTTTCCCGTATGCATGTCCTGCTGGGAATGTTGGATGCCTGCATAAAGTGGGACATGTCTGCTGAGAACGCTCGCTGCAAAGTCTGTCGCAGGAAAG TACTCAGGCAGAACCTATCTGTGCTGAAGCTGATGGACTCTAAGCCCAGATCCAAACAGGGCAGCAGCGGCAGGCTCAGAGCAGAACAGACTAGTAGTGTCAGGCAGGTCTTCGTACAGAGCCAGCGTCTCCGCAGGCCAACAG GTGATGATGAGAAACTCATCCTCTGTGATGAGTGCAACAAGGCCTTCCACCTGTTCTGTCTACGTCCGGCCTTGTACCGCATTCCTGTTGGAGAATGGCTGTGCCCAGCCTGCCAGCCCACTGTTGCAAGACGTGGCTCCCGCTCACG GAACTACAACCAAgacacagatgaagaagaagatgaggaggagtcTGAAGAGGAGGACTCcgaggaagatgaagaggatgaggaagagaaCGACTACAAAGCCATGGGGCACAGCT TGAGaccaaggaagaaaaataagcaGTCCTCGTCTCGGCTTAAGAGTTCAAAAAATAAGTCCAAGAAGCAGTCTTCTTCAAGTAGTCAGAGCAGCAAACAGAGGGCTGGCCCCAACAGCCCTGCAGACATTGATGAATTG GTGCGGCAGAGTTCCCAGTCAGGGGTGCGCAGGCAGGCGCTGGAGCTGGAGAGGTGTGAAGAGATCCTCAAGAAACTGATGAAATTCCGCTACAGCTGGCCTTTCAG GGAGCCTGTGTCcccagaggaagcagaggactACCTGGACATCATCTCCCAGCCCATGGATTTCCAAACGATGCTGGGAAAGTTCAGCCAAGGCTCGTATCGACACGCTCAGGACTTCCTGGAAGACGTGAAACTGGTGTTCTCCAACGCAGAGGAGTACAACCAGCAAGGCAGCACTGTGCTCTCCTGCATGGTTAAGACAGAGCAGACGTTCACGGAGCTGCTCCAAAAGCTGCTGCCTGGCCTCAGCTACCTCCGCCGGCGCTCACGCAAACGCGTCAGCCAGGCCCCTGCTACatctgaggaggaagaagatgaggaggaggaggaggaggaggaggaggagaatgaaggGGAGGAGGAACCGAAGAAGAAGATGCAAAATGGAAAATCGAAAAGCAACAAAGCCAGAAATAGTCGGGGTCAGAAGGATGACGAGAGcgagagtgaggaggaggaggaggatgacgaccaagatgaggaggaggaagaggatgatgatggcggaggcaggaggagaagtAAGAGGACCTCTGCCACCTCAGGCAAGAAGGATTACAGGGAACAGGACAGCGATGGTGAGCGGGACACACGGAGAACTCGTCAGCGGAGGGGCCGGGGCGACGCTGGGGGGGCGAGCAGCGACGAGGATCGGTCCAGCCAGCAGCGACATTCCAAGAGACAGAAACGCTTGTGA
- the bcl7bb gene encoding B-cell CLL/lymphoma 7 protein family member B-B, which yields MNHNSIKMSGRSGRAETRSRAKDDIKKVLAAIEKVRKWEKKWVTVGDTSLRIFKWVPVTETKQIYRTKSTGGDVRGLKDVVLENTNSLLDFTDENSNQSFLSDVYQPKMDNSSSTSSSQQVSPPHTSSLRTEDSQPPMLGQESVDEPVHAGPDGADEPPTLIKEDLLSSGTVRRSTSDTQDELDESGAPPLKKICTGENAVLR from the exons ATGAATCATAACAGCATCAAGATGTCGGGACGATCAGGCCGCGCCGAGACACGAAGTCGCGCTAAAGATGACATCAAAAAGGTCCTGGCAGCCATTGAAAAAGTGCGCAAATG GGAGAAGAAATGGGTGACAGTTGGAGACACATCCTTGCGCATATTCAAGTGGGTGCCagtaacagaaacaaagcag ATATATCGCACTAAATCCACAGGTGGAGATGTTAGAGGACTGAAAGATGTGGTCCTGGAAAATACTAACTCGTTGCTGGATTTCACTG ATGAAAACAGCAACCAGAGCTTTCTGTCAGATGTTTACCAGCCTAAAATGgataacagcagcagcacttcaagCTCGCAGCAAGTCAGCCCTCCACATACCTCCAGCCTCCGAACTGAAGACTCTCAGCCACCAATGCTGGGCCAGGAGAGTGTGGACG AGCCAGTTCATGCAGGACCGGATGGGGCTGATGAGCCTCCTACTCTCATAAAGGAGGACCTTCTTTCCTCAGGAACTGTCAGACGGagcacctcagacacacag GATGAATTGGATGAATCAGGAGCACCACCTTTAAAGAAGATTTGCACAGgagaaaatgctgttttgagATAG